Proteins found in one Lycium ferocissimum isolate CSIRO_LF1 chromosome 6, AGI_CSIRO_Lferr_CH_V1, whole genome shotgun sequence genomic segment:
- the LOC132061273 gene encoding uncharacterized protein LOC132061273, translating into MVTATFVQSHQCDVNEDICTWHRRLGHAPDRVLMKIPDMKFHIDSSRIKECTIHPLARQERSAFTISMNRSIVPLEMIHADIWVLIESTLFGSSVKFFRSDNATEFFNIECNALFQTYRIIHQSSCIHTPQQNGLVERKHRHILEVARAIRLQGHLPLKFWGECIQTAVYVINRMPLSVLHGKSSFEGYEVLESIFPFQLLKTRNCKLFPNSVISTNEELSLTEISILDVADDHADPSDSITLAPMLAFTDHDHTDNDPEDTALAIANAPVQNVDVRRSTRIRSAPLWMQEYICHTKPTTNTSASSNACIYPMSSYLTTSRYSALYQAFLTKITTLQEPQCYAKAALDSKVDSGHGQELQALKDNGTWSLTQLPLSKVPIGCK; encoded by the exons ATGGTGACTGCAACATTTGTACAATCACACCAATGTGATGTGAATGAAGATATATGCACATGGCACAGGAGGTTAGGGCATGCTCCTGACAGAGTATTGATGAAGATTCCAGATATGAAGTTTCACATTGACAGTAGTAGAATAAAAGAATGCACCATTCATCCACTAGCTAGACAAGAAAGATCAGCATTTACTATTAGTATGAATAGATCCATTGTTCCTCTAGAAATGATACATGCAGATATATGGGTCCTTATAGAGTCT ACACTGTTTGGTTCATCTGTCAAGTTTTTCAGAAGTGATAATGCTACAGAATTCTTTAATATTGAATGTAATGCTTTGTTTCAAACCTATAGAATTATCCATCAAAGTTCATGTATACATACTCCTCAACAAAATGGCTTGGTTGAGAGAAAACATAGACATATCCTAGAGGTGGCTAGAGCAATAAGGTTGCAAGGCCATTTACCACTCAAGTTTTGGGGAGAATGCATCCAAACTGCAGTTTATGTGATTAACAGAATGCCATTATCTGTCTTGCATGGCAAATCATCCTTTGAG GGATATGAAGTTTTGGAATCTATATTTCCTTTTCAGTTGTTGAAGACTAGAAATTGCAAACTATTTCCCAATAGTGTTATATCCACTAATGAAGAATTAAGTCTCACTGAGATTTCTATTCTAGATGTAGCTGATGATCATGCTGACCCTAGTGATTCAATTACCTTagctcctatgcttgcatttactgaCCATGACCATACTGATAATGATCCTGAGGATACTGCACTAGCTATTGCAAATGCACCAGTCCAGAATGTGGATGTTAGAAGATCCACTAGAATAAGATCTGCACCACTTTGGATGCAGGAATATATATGCCACACCAAACCAACTACTAATACCTCTGCTTCCTCAAATGCCTGCATATACCCCATGTCCAGTTATTTGACCACTTCTAGATATTCTGCTCTTTATCAAGCATTCTTAACCAAGATTACTACTCTCCAGGAACCACAATGCTATGCAAAAGCAGCTTTGGACTCAAAAGTGGATTCAGGCCATGGTCAAGAACTTCAAGCACTGAAGGACAATGGGACATGGTCTCTCACGCAGTTACCACTTAGCAAAGTGCCAATTGGTTGTAAGTGA
- the LOC132059627 gene encoding protein disulfide isomerase-like 1-4 isoform X2: MAMKKYVILSIFLLNLIFFRTALSLDSEEEDLSFLEEEEDHSATHSDFNQHEHDYENYQDLEDDESSDHGYDDNSYEPPAADEKDVAVLKEGNFSDFVAKNKYVMVEFYAPWCGHCQALAPEYAAAATELKEENVMLAKVDATEEAEVAQKYDVQGYPTVFFFIDGVHKPYNGERNKDAIVSWIKKKTGPVLSNITTVEEAERILKDEKKVVLGYLNDLVGDISEELAGAAALEDDVNFYQTASPDVAKLFHIDSQAKRPALVIIKKEAENINHFGGEFTKSAIAEFVFENKLPLVTNFTRESASEIFENPIKKQLILFATSKDSDKFLPIFQEAVKAFKGKLICVFVEIDNEDVGKPVSEYFGVSGDAPRVLAYTGNEDSRKFILEGEITFDAIKSFGEKFLEDNLKPFYKSDPIPETNDGDVKIVVGNNFDEIVLDESKDVLLEIYAPWCGHCQSLEPIYNKLGKHLRGVDSLVIAKMDGTTNEHPRAKADGFPTLLFFPAGNKSFDPITVDTDRTVVAFYKFLKKHASTPFKIQKPASTQKTTESDAKDEL; this comes from the exons ATGGCTATGAAGAAATATGTaattctctcaatttttctactCAATCTCATTTTCTTCAGAACTGCTTTATCTTTAGATAGCGAAGAAGAAGATCTAAGTTTTctcgaagaagaagaagaccatTCTGCTACTCATTCAGATTTCAACCAGCACGAGCACGATTACGAGAACTACCAAGATCTCGAGGACGATGAGTCTTCCGATCACGGAtacgacgacaactcgtacgAGCCACCAGCAGCAGATGAGAAGGATGTTGCTGTACTGAAAGAAGGGAATTTCAGTGATTTTGTAGCAAAGAATAAGTATGTTATGGTTGAGTTCTACGCCCCGTGGTGTGGTCATTGTCAG GCCCTTGCACCGGAGTATGCTGCCGCGGCGACTGAGTTGAAAGAGGAGAATGTGATGCTTGCTAAAGTTGATGCTACTGAGGAAGCTGAGGTGGCACAAAAGTATGATGTGCAAGGGTATCCTACCGTTTTCTTCTTCATTGATGGTGTTCATAAGCCATACAATGGCGAAAGGAATAA GGATGCTATTGTTTCATGGATAAAAAAGAAGACCGGGCCTGTTCTATCCAATATAACGACTGTAGAGGAGGCAGAACGTATATTGAAAGATGAGAAGAAAGTAGTGTTGGGTTATTTGAATGATTTGGTG GGTGATATAAGTGAAGAGCTTGCTGGCGCTGCTGCACTAGAAGATGATGTCAACTTCTATCAGACTGCCAGTCCAGATGTGGCAAAGCTCTTCCATATTGATTCTCAAGCCAAACGTCCAGCTCTTGTCATAATTAAGAAGGAAGCCGAGAATATCAACCACTTCG GTGGTGAGTTCACCAAGTCAGCAATAGCTGAGTTTGTTTTTGAGAACAAACTTCCTCTTGTCACCAATTTTACACGGGAAAGTGCCTCAGAGATATTTGAAAATCCCATTAAGAAGCAG TTGATACTTTTTGCCACTTCGAAAGATTCAGACAAGTTTCTGCCAATATTTCAAGAAGCTGTGAAAGCTTTCAAAGGAAAG CTTATCTGTGTGTTTGTTGAAATCGACAACGAAGATGTTGGAAAACCAGTTTCAGAGTACTTTGGTGTTAGCGGTGATGCCCCAAGA GTTCTCGCATATACAGGAAATGAGGATTCGAGGAAGTTTATACTGGAAGGTGAAATAACCTTCGATGCTATCAAG tCATTCGGGGAGAAATTTTTGGAAGACAATTTAAAGCCCTTTTATAAATCTGATCCAATCCCTGAGACA AATGATGGGGATGTCAAAATTGTGGTTGGCAATAACTTTGACGAAATTGTTTTGGATGAATCAAAAGATGTTCTTCTTGAG ATATATGCTCCTTGGTGTGGGCATTGTCAATCACTAGAACCCATATACAACAAGCTTGGCAAGCATTTAAGAGGTGTTGACTCTCTTGTTATTGCCAAGATGGATGGTACAACAAATGAGCACCCCCGAGCAAAG GCTGACGGATTCCCAACACTTCTGTTCTTCCCAGCTGGCAACAAGAGCTTTGATCCA ATTACAGTTGACACAGATCGTACAGTGGTTGCCTTCTACAAATTCCTGAAGAAGCATGCATCTACCCCGTTCAAGATTCAAAAGCCGGCCTCAACACAAAAAACTACAGAGTC TGATGCTAAGGATGAACTGTGA
- the LOC132059627 gene encoding protein disulfide isomerase-like 1-4 isoform X1: MAMKKYVILSIFLLNLIFFRTALSLDSEEEDLSFLEEEEDHSATHSDFNQHEHDYENYQDLEDDESSDHGYDDNSYEPPAADEKDVAVLKEGNFSDFVAKNKYVMVEFYAPWCGHCQALAPEYAAAATELKEENVMLAKVDATEEAEVAQKYDVQGYPTVFFFIDGVHKPYNGERNKDAIVSWIKKKTGPVLSNITTVEEAERILKDEKKVVLGYLNDLVGDISEELAGAAALEDDVNFYQTASPDVAKLFHIDSQAKRPALVIIKKEAENINHFGGEFTKSAIAEFVFENKLPLVTNFTRESASEIFENPIKKQLILFATSKDSDKFLPIFQEAVKAFKGKLICVFVEIDNEDVGKPVSEYFGVSGDAPRVLAYTGNEDSRKFILEGEITFDAIKSFGEKFLEDNLKPFYKSDPIPETNDGDVKIVVGNNFDEIVLDESKDVLLEIYAPWCGHCQSLEPIYNKLGKHLRGVDSLVIAKMDGTTNEHPRAKADGFPTLLFFPAGNKSFDPITVDTDRTVVAFYKFLKKHASTPFKIQKPASTQKTTESDASSSQESTTDDAKDEL, encoded by the exons ATGGCTATGAAGAAATATGTaattctctcaatttttctactCAATCTCATTTTCTTCAGAACTGCTTTATCTTTAGATAGCGAAGAAGAAGATCTAAGTTTTctcgaagaagaagaagaccatTCTGCTACTCATTCAGATTTCAACCAGCACGAGCACGATTACGAGAACTACCAAGATCTCGAGGACGATGAGTCTTCCGATCACGGAtacgacgacaactcgtacgAGCCACCAGCAGCAGATGAGAAGGATGTTGCTGTACTGAAAGAAGGGAATTTCAGTGATTTTGTAGCAAAGAATAAGTATGTTATGGTTGAGTTCTACGCCCCGTGGTGTGGTCATTGTCAG GCCCTTGCACCGGAGTATGCTGCCGCGGCGACTGAGTTGAAAGAGGAGAATGTGATGCTTGCTAAAGTTGATGCTACTGAGGAAGCTGAGGTGGCACAAAAGTATGATGTGCAAGGGTATCCTACCGTTTTCTTCTTCATTGATGGTGTTCATAAGCCATACAATGGCGAAAGGAATAA GGATGCTATTGTTTCATGGATAAAAAAGAAGACCGGGCCTGTTCTATCCAATATAACGACTGTAGAGGAGGCAGAACGTATATTGAAAGATGAGAAGAAAGTAGTGTTGGGTTATTTGAATGATTTGGTG GGTGATATAAGTGAAGAGCTTGCTGGCGCTGCTGCACTAGAAGATGATGTCAACTTCTATCAGACTGCCAGTCCAGATGTGGCAAAGCTCTTCCATATTGATTCTCAAGCCAAACGTCCAGCTCTTGTCATAATTAAGAAGGAAGCCGAGAATATCAACCACTTCG GTGGTGAGTTCACCAAGTCAGCAATAGCTGAGTTTGTTTTTGAGAACAAACTTCCTCTTGTCACCAATTTTACACGGGAAAGTGCCTCAGAGATATTTGAAAATCCCATTAAGAAGCAG TTGATACTTTTTGCCACTTCGAAAGATTCAGACAAGTTTCTGCCAATATTTCAAGAAGCTGTGAAAGCTTTCAAAGGAAAG CTTATCTGTGTGTTTGTTGAAATCGACAACGAAGATGTTGGAAAACCAGTTTCAGAGTACTTTGGTGTTAGCGGTGATGCCCCAAGA GTTCTCGCATATACAGGAAATGAGGATTCGAGGAAGTTTATACTGGAAGGTGAAATAACCTTCGATGCTATCAAG tCATTCGGGGAGAAATTTTTGGAAGACAATTTAAAGCCCTTTTATAAATCTGATCCAATCCCTGAGACA AATGATGGGGATGTCAAAATTGTGGTTGGCAATAACTTTGACGAAATTGTTTTGGATGAATCAAAAGATGTTCTTCTTGAG ATATATGCTCCTTGGTGTGGGCATTGTCAATCACTAGAACCCATATACAACAAGCTTGGCAAGCATTTAAGAGGTGTTGACTCTCTTGTTATTGCCAAGATGGATGGTACAACAAATGAGCACCCCCGAGCAAAG GCTGACGGATTCCCAACACTTCTGTTCTTCCCAGCTGGCAACAAGAGCTTTGATCCA ATTACAGTTGACACAGATCGTACAGTGGTTGCCTTCTACAAATTCCTGAAGAAGCATGCATCTACCCCGTTCAAGATTCAAAAGCCGGCCTCAACACAAAAAACTACAGAGTCTGATGCCAGTTCAAGCCAAGAAAGCACCACTGATGATGCTAAGGATGAACTGTGA